A window from Populus trichocarpa isolate Nisqually-1 chromosome 3, P.trichocarpa_v4.1, whole genome shotgun sequence encodes these proteins:
- the LOC7480774 gene encoding uncharacterized protein LOC7480774, translating into MEFLFQTVKHCVMNHLAKKPVFSTLQYWLVNNPHILNFSWNQGQTLGASPLFLTLTVLSYLSLTFILSHVTLPSVGPRILRFLTAIHNIILLTVSFTMAIGCTLSIIFHSPNVDCIVCYPINTPPRGPLFFWSHIFYLSKIFEFMDTLLIILSNSIRRLTFLHVYHHATVVVMCYISLHTSQSLFPGVIVINSSVHVIMYFYYFLCSLGIRPKWKKFVTDCQIVQFFSSFGIMAWIFYYHFTGLGCSGIWGWCFDSVFITSLLVLFLDFHSKNYSNKNEAKKNI; encoded by the coding sequence ATGGAATTCCTTTTCCAAACAGTTAAACACTGTGTTATGAACCATCTAGCCAAGAAGCCAGTTTTCTCGACCCTCCAATACTGGCTTGTGAACAACCCTCATATCCTCAACTTTTCATGGAACCAAGGCCAGACACTAGGAGCCTCTCCACTCTTCCTCACCCTCACTGTCCTCTCCTATCTCTCCCTTACTTTCATCCTTTCACATGTCACTCTCCCCTCAGTTGGGCCTCGCATCCTCAGGTTTCTCACAGCCATTCATAACATTATCCTCCTCACTGTCTCCTTCACCATGGCCATCGGTTGCACCCTCTCCATTATTTTCCACTCACCTAATGTGGACTGCATCGTTTGTTACCCTATAAACACCCCACCAAGAGGGCCTCTCTTCTTCTGGTCGCATATTTTCTATCTCTCAAAGATTTTTGAATTCATGGACACCCTCTTGATCATCTTGAGCAACTCCATCAGAAGGCTGACTTTTCTCCACGTGTATCACCATGCAACCGTTGTGGTCATGTGTTACATATCTTTACACACTTCACAGTCTTTGTTTCCTGGGGTGATTGTCATAAACTCTTCGGTGCACGTGATAATGTATTTCTACTACTTCCTGTGTTCATTAGGGATACGTCCCAAGTGGAAAAAGTTTGTCACAGATTGCCAGATTGTGCAGTTCTTTTCAAGCTTTGGGATCATGGCCTGGATTTTTTACTACCATTTCACAGGGTTGGGCTGCTCTGGCATCTGGGGTTGGTGCTTTGATTCTGTTTTCATCACttctcttttggttttgttCCTTGATTTCCATTCAAAGAATTACTCCAACAAAAACGAGGCAAAgaagaatatataa